A genomic stretch from Bacterioplanes sanyensis includes:
- a CDS encoding LuxR C-terminal-related transcriptional regulator produces the protein MAQLFATLTCYSMELTPPSSSHWANSLEQKSLSARMASKARLPAAAQPLLARAWKLQQVLQSHKLCWLVAAAGYGKTQLMAEYARAQSQQQAVLWMSLDRDDGSADKFLRHFLELAERQLPGIATDALAHWHLTQQRGEVDTGGVLLLWIQEAASFEKPLLLCLDDVHALQDEHAWRVLSLIIEQLPDNIQMLLTTRYLPASHGRLHLSADIAWLNETQLAFSDEETRRWLQAADVPAVERWATELADALLGWPAALRIWLNQRPAHQPPLSPSHIARPFDDYLQGEVLQGVAPSLLQFLCKLAVFEQFNEALLLACLEQPDDHALLHQALASNLFISAQTSHPGWFRLHPLVAQRLSQRLPLQQRLQLHQRAFAYLSQHQEPVAALQHARAAGLTHEVADWVELEAEAILANLDIAGLLAWFEQAGPELIEASPRSMQMAAWAWLLTQQQEHAAPLLQKLQHSDLPAAELYALQGYSARLQGQLVKAQQLCEQALQQLSAQRYSLRILMSSTLAHLSLSRNDPDGARLWNRYAQDVARQHRATAMEALVQYDYARIELNRGNINRAHQIIEQALVLLQDSREPVAPLPRGRLLLYRAFLLWLHGRIEDDGQVLELLQQGMADASRAHDTAVCYGFAVHAMRATAQGESDRALDWLDQAERLMQSWRVAQPSYDWLLLVKANVWISQHKLQRAQGCIDEICRGQLCHELPSPEVFPMLPGLAAVTQARLYLIAQDYDACLAQAESWLQHSRGSLMNQVMQLVRAGALQSRQHPDSHLIQSRIQQLLERQGIQMDISVWLPTGNAAISYNEEMPDSVAQLSARELDVLRKMAQGYSNQEIADQLFISLHTVKTHARKINVKLGAKSRTQAIHRAKEMLLL, from the coding sequence ATGGCGCAGTTATTTGCCACTCTGACCTGCTACAGCATGGAGCTGACGCCACCTTCCTCTTCGCACTGGGCCAACAGCCTGGAACAAAAGTCCTTGTCGGCCCGTATGGCCAGCAAAGCCCGTTTACCGGCCGCGGCGCAGCCGTTATTGGCGCGTGCTTGGAAGTTACAGCAGGTACTGCAATCGCATAAGTTGTGCTGGCTGGTGGCGGCTGCGGGTTATGGCAAAACACAGCTGATGGCGGAATATGCGCGCGCGCAGTCGCAGCAGCAGGCGGTGTTGTGGATGTCCCTCGATCGCGATGACGGCAGCGCCGACAAATTCTTGCGTCATTTTCTCGAACTGGCTGAACGTCAGCTGCCCGGCATTGCAACCGATGCGCTGGCGCATTGGCATCTGACGCAGCAACGCGGCGAAGTCGACACTGGTGGCGTGCTGTTATTGTGGATTCAAGAAGCGGCCAGTTTTGAAAAGCCACTGTTGCTCTGTTTGGACGATGTTCATGCCTTGCAGGATGAGCACGCCTGGCGGGTGCTGAGCCTGATCATTGAACAACTGCCCGACAACATTCAAATGCTGCTGACAACGCGTTATCTGCCGGCCTCTCATGGCCGTTTGCATTTATCGGCCGACATTGCCTGGCTCAACGAAACGCAACTGGCCTTTAGCGATGAAGAGACCCGTCGTTGGCTACAGGCCGCTGACGTTCCGGCAGTAGAGCGTTGGGCCACCGAGTTGGCGGATGCATTGCTGGGTTGGCCGGCGGCGCTGCGTATCTGGCTGAATCAGCGGCCAGCGCATCAGCCACCTTTGTCGCCATCGCACATCGCACGGCCATTTGATGATTACCTGCAGGGCGAAGTGTTGCAGGGGGTGGCACCTTCGTTATTGCAGTTTTTGTGCAAGCTGGCGGTATTCGAGCAGTTTAATGAGGCACTGCTGCTGGCGTGTTTGGAGCAGCCCGATGATCATGCGTTGCTGCATCAGGCGCTGGCGAGCAATCTGTTTATCTCCGCGCAAACCAGTCATCCAGGCTGGTTTCGCTTGCATCCTTTGGTGGCGCAGCGCTTGTCACAACGCTTGCCGTTGCAGCAGCGGCTCCAGCTGCACCAACGCGCCTTTGCCTATCTGAGCCAACATCAAGAGCCGGTGGCGGCACTGCAGCATGCGCGCGCAGCGGGCTTGACCCATGAGGTGGCCGACTGGGTCGAGCTGGAAGCAGAAGCCATCCTCGCCAACCTGGACATTGCCGGCTTGCTGGCTTGGTTTGAACAGGCTGGGCCAGAGCTAATCGAAGCCAGCCCTCGCAGCATGCAAATGGCGGCTTGGGCGTGGTTATTAACCCAACAGCAAGAGCATGCAGCACCGCTGCTGCAAAAGTTACAGCACAGCGATCTGCCGGCCGCCGAGCTGTATGCCTTGCAAGGTTACAGTGCGCGTTTGCAGGGGCAGTTGGTGAAAGCGCAGCAATTGTGCGAGCAGGCGTTGCAGCAGTTGTCTGCACAGCGTTATAGCCTGCGTATTTTGATGAGCAGCACGCTGGCGCATTTGTCGTTATCGCGCAACGACCCAGATGGTGCCCGGCTATGGAATCGCTACGCCCAAGATGTGGCGCGCCAGCATCGGGCCACGGCGATGGAAGCCCTGGTTCAGTACGACTATGCGCGTATTGAGCTAAACCGCGGCAACATTAATCGTGCTCATCAGATCATTGAGCAAGCGCTGGTGTTGTTGCAAGACAGCCGCGAGCCGGTGGCGCCGCTGCCACGTGGACGGTTGCTGCTGTATCGCGCTTTTTTACTGTGGCTGCATGGCCGGATCGAGGACGACGGTCAGGTATTGGAGCTGCTGCAACAAGGCATGGCGGATGCCAGTCGTGCACACGATACCGCCGTGTGTTACGGCTTTGCCGTGCATGCCATGCGTGCCACTGCGCAAGGGGAAAGTGATCGCGCGCTGGATTGGCTGGATCAAGCAGAAAGGCTGATGCAGAGTTGGCGCGTGGCGCAGCCCAGTTACGACTGGCTGCTGTTGGTGAAAGCCAATGTCTGGATTAGCCAACATAAGTTGCAGCGCGCTCAGGGCTGCATCGACGAAATTTGTCGTGGCCAGCTGTGTCATGAACTGCCAAGCCCAGAAGTGTTCCCCATGTTGCCCGGCTTGGCGGCGGTGACGCAGGCACGTTTGTATTTAATCGCGCAGGATTACGATGCGTGTCTGGCGCAAGCTGAAAGTTGGCTGCAGCACAGCCGCGGCAGTTTGATGAATCAAGTGATGCAATTGGTGCGCGCCGGTGCATTGCAATCACGCCAGCATCCAGACAGCCATCTGATTCAAAGTCGTATTCAGCAATTGCTGGAACGGCAAGGCATTCAAATGGACATATCGGTATGGTTACCGACTGGCAATGCGGCCATCTCCTACAACGAAGAAATGCCAGACTCAGTTGCCCAATTGAGTGCACGCGAGCTGGATGTGTTGCGCAAAATGGCGCAAGGCTACTCCAACCAAGAAATTGCCGATCAGCTGTTTATTTCCCTGCATACGGTGAAAACCCACGCGCGCAAAATCAATGTGAAGTTGGGCGCTAAAAGCCGTACCCAAGCCATTCATAGAGCTAAGGAAATGCTCTTGTTATAG
- a CDS encoding response regulator, whose translation MAEHLTLIVSQSDSRDLIQWLAPDYECLLSKPDDELTADDELALILVDSRSLSQCDLAAICRQLRQAHSNVPMVVILEHDELDVRLNLYEAGCDDCLQAQALKELRGRIDRLAMNKIANDQLRMQLQQANEMAFLAMTGTSDLGVNIQFLLDSHHCTNLDELGMRLFQALRNYNLNCSLQLRSRFESKNMEANGMAKAMESSLLSACADKGRYVDFGRRSIMNYGRVSVLVKNMPVDDDKKYGAIKDNLFSLLQGADARIDALDNQKTLLLEGKLIREMAMQMRRLVDDVDEAQTVVMRDIADVVENISEQIENSMHVLGMDEVQEQKMRAISENAVQETTRIFNEGMTLDQNLRDFLSVAEHLLAKPHLPIEALQRLLESGQALQLKH comes from the coding sequence ATGGCCGAACATCTTACGCTAATTGTTTCCCAATCTGACAGTCGGGACCTGATCCAATGGTTGGCACCCGACTATGAATGTTTGTTGTCCAAACCGGACGATGAACTGACCGCAGACGATGAACTGGCGTTAATTCTGGTGGATTCCCGCTCACTCAGCCAATGCGATTTGGCCGCTATTTGCCGTCAATTACGCCAGGCGCATTCGAATGTGCCGATGGTGGTGATTCTCGAGCACGATGAACTGGACGTCCGACTCAACCTGTATGAAGCCGGCTGTGACGATTGCCTGCAGGCACAAGCGTTGAAGGAGCTACGCGGTCGCATCGACCGTTTGGCGATGAATAAAATTGCCAACGACCAGCTGCGCATGCAATTGCAGCAAGCCAACGAAATGGCTTTTTTGGCCATGACTGGCACGTCCGATTTGGGCGTGAATATTCAATTTTTATTAGACAGCCATCATTGCACCAACTTGGATGAGTTGGGCATGCGTCTGTTCCAAGCGCTGCGCAATTATAATTTGAATTGCAGCTTACAGTTGCGCAGTCGCTTTGAAAGCAAAAATATGGAAGCCAACGGCATGGCCAAAGCGATGGAAAGCTCCTTGTTGAGCGCATGCGCGGATAAAGGACGTTATGTAGACTTCGGTCGTCGTTCCATTATGAATTATGGTCGTGTGTCGGTGCTGGTGAAAAATATGCCGGTGGACGATGATAAAAAATACGGCGCCATCAAAGACAATTTATTTTCTTTACTGCAAGGCGCTGATGCCCGCATTGACGCATTGGATAATCAAAAAACTCTATTGTTAGAGGGTAAGCTGATTCGTGAGATGGCGATGCAAATGCGTCGTTTAGTCGACGATGTCGATGAAGCGCAAACCGTTGTAATGCGCGATATTGCCGATGTGGTAGAAAACATCTCCGAGCAAATTGAAAACAGCATGCATGTACTGGGAATGGACGAAGTGCAGGAACAGAAAATGCGCGCCATTTCAGAAAATGCGGTTCAAGAAACCACACGCATTTTTAACGAAGGCATGACGCTGGATCAAAACCTACGCGACTTTCTCTCTGTGGCAGAGCACTTGCTGGCCAAGCCGCACTTACCGATAGAAGCGTTACAGCGACTGTTGGAGTCCGGGCAGGCGCTGCAGCTCAAACACTAG
- a CDS encoding sterol desaturase family protein, which produces MTLLSLSDWFSWLLQPAQRTFWGFWLSSALLALAWAARHWSQRAGLLRQWLSRDYWWHPSARQDYVLVAINIALFAALGSATLVLILYVANISFESWSALASPAPWAPWHGPFSALLYAVLLLLLDDLSRYGLHRVLHTRWLWRIHRVHHAANVLTPITFLRVHPLEKLLYQWRTALLHGGLSGSYFFLFGQHSQPWLIFGISGTVLMFNLLGANLRHSHIPIRYGYFERWLISPAQHQYHHSMRGSRCNFGSMLAVWDRLFGSWRSGAHRAPLPQHTLPLSQQLLLRRSS; this is translated from the coding sequence ATGACGCTTTTATCCCTTAGCGATTGGTTTTCCTGGCTGTTGCAGCCAGCGCAGCGCACCTTTTGGGGGTTCTGGCTCAGCTCTGCCTTATTGGCGCTGGCCTGGGCCGCTCGCCACTGGTCGCAGCGTGCAGGTTTGCTGCGTCAATGGCTCAGCCGCGACTACTGGTGGCATCCCTCAGCGCGGCAAGATTATGTTCTCGTGGCCATCAATATCGCGTTGTTTGCTGCGCTCGGCAGTGCCACCTTGGTGCTAATTTTGTACGTCGCTAATATCAGTTTCGAGAGTTGGTCAGCACTAGCTTCACCTGCGCCTTGGGCGCCATGGCATGGCCCCTTTTCTGCGTTGCTGTACGCTGTGCTGTTGCTGCTGTTGGATGACCTCAGCCGCTATGGCCTGCATCGTGTTTTGCACACTCGTTGGCTGTGGCGCATTCATCGGGTACATCATGCGGCCAATGTGCTGACTCCAATAACGTTTTTGCGTGTCCATCCACTGGAAAAGTTGTTGTATCAGTGGCGCACCGCGCTGTTGCACGGCGGCTTGAGCGGCAGTTATTTCTTTTTGTTTGGCCAGCATTCACAGCCCTGGTTGATTTTCGGCATCAGTGGCACGGTACTGATGTTCAACCTGCTGGGCGCTAATTTGCGTCACAGCCATATCCCCATTCGCTATGGCTATTTTGAGCGCTGGCTTATCAGCCCAGCGCAGCATCAATACCATCACAGCATGCGCGGCAGTCGCTGTAATTTTGGCTCGATGCTGGCGGTGTGGGACCGTCTGTTTGGCAGCTGGCGCAGCGGTGCTCATCGGGCGCCGCTGCCGCAGCACACGTTACCGCTTTCTCAACAACTGCTTTTGAGGCGCTCATCATGA
- a CDS encoding TonB-dependent receptor family protein, with protein sequence MSHWGSAAVAMGLLLPVAATAQNEVDLDKVYITGGQGQVLKQPGSATLIDQQALETFEYTDIHRILTAVPGVNLYEEDGYGLRPNIGLRGTSPDRSKKVTLMEDGVLSGPAPYSAPAAYYFPNVSRMSAVEVFKGPSAIKYGPATIGGAVNLVSRPIPYLPAGELDLQYGSDNFQRYNGWYGQESGQFGYLLEGLRVQSDGFKELDGGGDTGFERNDLNLKLSWTLPGEVAQRFVLKAGYADEVSDETYLGLTRADFDDDPYRRYAASQLDRMDWTHQSLHLMHQLDWGDHSLTTDVYRNTFERDWFKINGFGGNGPLLQTVLKDPSGVNAEFYRVLTGEQASANVNEQLMIGSNDRQYVSQGVQTRLNTSFAWLAVRHDVELGLRYHQDTVERLHSEAAYDMQVGGRLQQAADVATTLDNEGQAKALAVYVQNDMRWNDTTVSVGLRSEHIDTEETTYDSVSGEQTGKVDSSESVLLPGVGVYSQLTNTVGVLAGVYQGYSATTPGKDGDTDPEESINYELGSRYQGELGQAELIAFFNDYTELTGTCSFSNGCDNAVVDSQLNAGAAQVYGVEASWNKHLFAGAHIIPLSFTYTYSHGEFDANFADDSGVFGDRNNNIVAGEELAYLPKHRLNAQAGIERGPLAMNVSVLYQSDMRDTPGEGSIPASQRIDAHTVVDLSLRYRVLQDVLLYATVDNLLDLEYEVASKPYGYRPGKPRSANLGAKVSF encoded by the coding sequence GTGTCGCATTGGGGGTCTGCTGCGGTTGCTATGGGGTTGTTGTTGCCGGTGGCTGCAACAGCGCAAAACGAGGTCGATCTCGACAAGGTATACATCACTGGCGGACAGGGTCAGGTGTTGAAACAACCCGGCTCCGCCACCTTGATCGATCAGCAAGCGCTGGAAACGTTTGAATACACAGATATCCACCGCATACTCACGGCTGTTCCTGGCGTCAACTTATACGAAGAAGACGGCTACGGGCTGCGTCCCAACATCGGTTTGCGCGGCACCAGCCCGGATCGCAGTAAAAAAGTCACCCTAATGGAAGACGGCGTGCTGTCAGGCCCGGCACCGTATTCGGCGCCTGCGGCGTACTATTTCCCCAATGTATCGCGCATGAGCGCGGTGGAAGTGTTTAAAGGACCGTCTGCCATCAAATACGGCCCGGCCACCATTGGCGGTGCGGTCAATCTGGTCAGCCGACCGATCCCTTATTTGCCTGCCGGCGAGCTCGATCTGCAATACGGCAGCGATAACTTTCAACGCTATAACGGCTGGTATGGTCAGGAATCCGGTCAGTTTGGCTATTTGCTCGAAGGTTTGCGGGTGCAAAGCGATGGCTTTAAAGAGCTCGACGGCGGCGGTGATACCGGCTTTGAGCGCAACGACCTGAACCTCAAGCTGAGTTGGACGCTGCCCGGCGAAGTCGCACAGCGTTTTGTGCTCAAGGCTGGCTACGCCGACGAAGTATCCGATGAAACCTACCTTGGCCTGACGCGCGCCGACTTTGACGACGACCCTTATCGTCGTTATGCCGCCAGCCAACTGGATCGCATGGACTGGACACATCAAAGCTTGCATCTGATGCACCAACTGGATTGGGGAGATCACAGCCTGACCACGGATGTGTACCGCAACACCTTTGAGCGCGACTGGTTCAAGATCAATGGCTTTGGCGGCAATGGCCCGCTGTTGCAAACCGTATTAAAAGACCCAAGCGGCGTAAACGCGGAGTTTTATCGTGTGCTCACCGGCGAGCAGGCGTCGGCCAACGTCAACGAGCAGCTGATGATCGGCAGCAACGATCGTCAATACGTCTCGCAAGGGGTGCAAACGCGCTTGAACACCAGCTTTGCTTGGTTGGCGGTGCGCCACGATGTGGAACTTGGTCTGCGCTACCACCAAGACACGGTCGAGCGCTTGCACAGTGAAGCCGCTTACGACATGCAAGTGGGTGGTCGCTTACAGCAAGCGGCAGACGTGGCCACCACACTTGATAACGAAGGCCAGGCCAAAGCGCTGGCGGTGTATGTGCAGAACGATATGCGTTGGAACGACACCACCGTCAGTGTGGGGCTGCGTTCGGAGCACATTGATACCGAAGAAACCACCTACGACAGCGTCAGTGGCGAACAAACGGGCAAAGTCGACAGCAGTGAATCGGTGCTGTTGCCGGGCGTTGGTGTGTACTCGCAGCTTACCAATACGGTTGGTGTGCTGGCTGGCGTGTACCAAGGCTACAGCGCCACCACGCCAGGCAAAGACGGTGACACAGATCCGGAAGAAAGCATCAACTACGAACTGGGTAGCCGCTATCAAGGCGAGCTGGGTCAAGCAGAACTGATCGCCTTCTTTAACGACTACACAGAACTGACCGGCACCTGCAGCTTCTCGAACGGTTGTGATAACGCCGTTGTCGACAGCCAGCTTAATGCGGGCGCGGCGCAGGTTTATGGCGTCGAGGCCAGCTGGAATAAGCACCTGTTTGCCGGTGCGCACATCATTCCACTGTCGTTCACCTACACCTATTCGCATGGCGAGTTTGATGCCAACTTTGCCGACGACAGCGGCGTGTTTGGCGATCGCAATAACAACATTGTTGCTGGCGAAGAACTGGCCTACTTGCCGAAGCATCGCTTGAACGCACAAGCTGGTATTGAGCGTGGTCCGCTGGCGATGAATGTGTCTGTTCTGTATCAAAGTGATATGCGCGACACACCCGGAGAGGGCAGCATTCCTGCTTCACAGCGCATCGATGCGCACACCGTTGTGGATCTCTCGCTGCGCTACCGGGTGTTGCAAGACGTGTTGCTGTATGCCACGGTGGATAACTTACTCGACCTAGAGTACGAAGTGGCATCCAAGCCTTACGGTTACCGCCCTGGCAAGCCACGCAGCGCTAACTTAGGCGCGAAAGTAAGTTTCTAG